The genomic stretch TAACTCTGTGGTTATCAAACCAAGATGTTTTTCTTGGCGATCGCGGGTTATGCGATCGCTAAGGATAGTTGTTCTCGGGTGATATCTTCCGAATCTAAACTTAGCATCACTATTGACTACGCCTGGTTTCAAGCCACTCTTGCTCGAACTTTTTCGCTTCAGCTTCTTTTACTACTAGATCGGCTTCTATTTCTTCTGAAAAAATTTATAGAGAGTTGTTTGATTCCTGAATGCGATTTTCGCTTCTTAAAAATATGGCTTTACGATACAGAAATATCTGATCGAGAAAGGGGTTATGAAATCACGAAAATTGATGAAAGAGATTTATGTTTGCTCAAAAATAATTTTCTCCCCTCGAAACTTGAAAAACTTTTTGTTTTAGATAACGAATGAGAAGGTAGAGAATATGAAATATGGAAAAAATGTTGTCAGGAACTGTTTGGTAGTTTATTTTCTAAATTTATTGTACCACCTGAACACCAGAGATTGTCGCCGAGAATTTTTTGTTTAAACCTATTTTTGAGTTAGAAAGAAGTATAATTTCAACACTTAAATGAAGATTCAAGCAACAGCGAGATAAATATCGCCGTTTATCCAGAGGTCTTCTAAAATTGATTCGTGACTCTTAGCATAACTGGAATAGCGATGCCGAGTGCTGGTTTTGCCTACATAATCTTTTTTGTTACCATAATTTTAGTAATTTGGCAACCGTGGAAACTCGGAATTGGGTATATTGCTGGATTAGCGGCATTAGTTGCGTTGCTGACTTCAATAATATCTAGGTACGATCTCCAAGCCGCATGGTTTGTAGTTGGTAATCCTCTACTAAATACGATCCCGATTATTTCGATCGCTTCTCTACTAGATGAAGCAGGCTTTTTTGCCTTTCTAGGGCGAGTTATGGCTGTTTTAGGGCGAGGTAATTCGCGATCGCTATTTTGGCTGACAATTCTTCTTGCTAGCCTTAGTGGCATAATCTTTAACAGCTACAGTGGCGTATTAATTTGCACGCCCATAGTTATTGAAACTTTACGACTGTTATACCTTCCTTATCGAGCAAATCTAGCTTTTTTAGTAGCAACGAGCTGGTTTGTGGAAGTAGCCAGTTTACTATTACCTGGTAGCAATCCAGTGAATTTAATTATCAGCGAATATTTTGACATCCCCTTTTTGCGCTATGTCTTAGTGATGATGCCACTAGAGGTAGTAATTCTTACGATTAGTGTAGGCGTTGTTTGGTTCTACTTTGAGCGTTATTTGCCATTAGGCTATTCTCTCCCTAAAAAGGCACCATTGTCAAGTACAATTCGCGACCCTGTTATTTGTAACTGGGGCTTTTTTATTCTCGGATTACTCGTTGTGAAGCTATTTTTTGCTAAACTATCATTGCCAATCGCTGTTTGGACAGCAATCCTAATTTTAGCTTTAGCACAACGCTGGTTTCACGCTGATTCTCCGGTAATTTCAGTAACGAGATCGTGGCGAAATCCACTTTGGCAAGTTCCGATCTTTAGTTTTGGAATGTATTTGCTTGCTGTTGGTTTAGGGAATGCAGGCTTAATCGAGTTCCTCAGAGATTTGTTGAGAGCATTTGCTAATTGGGGAATTGCACTAACCGCTACAAGTACAGCCTCAATCACAGCTTTATTTTCGGGACTAACACACAACCTTCCCGTAGTGAGAAACAACGTTTTAGCTTTACACGATGCAGCGATCGCTGAACGCACAATTAGGGAGGCTACAATTTATGCGAACCTGTTAGGTTGTACCATTGGAGCCAAAATAACACCCATTGGTAGCTTGTCTACTTTATTTTGGTGGATAATTTTACAAGAAAAAGGACTGAATCTCGGTTGGAGTGAGTACCTAAAAATTTCCATTATCTTAGTATTACCAGTGCTATTTATTGGTTTGCTGTTTCTCAGCGTCTGGCTTCCCTGGTTAATAGCTTGATTCGCTGCTTTTTAACCAAAATCTCTCTTTACTTGGCGATTATTTTGAGTTGAAAACCAGCTAGAGCGGTCATTGAATAATTTCGTCTTTCAGTAGGGATATCTAAAAATGCTTAACAGCGAAACCAGGTTGATTTCCACCTATGAAACCCAAAAAATAATCGCTCGGTTAAGTTCAGCCAAGTTAATTGCTTTAACCCCAGAGGATATCGAATTACCAGCGCTGACAGTAACAAAATCAACGATGAAATACAAAGCAAATAGTTTCGTGGTAAATCAAGAAGGCAGCGCGTTAACAAATATGGTCATTCCGAACAATTTGTTGACAGCAATCGAGCCTATGGAATTACAAAATCTCCTCTTCAGATTGTCAAAAACTATCGAACATCTAAATCAAGAGATTCAGCATAAAAAAAGGACCTTCAATCAAAGCGAACAACGCTATCAAATGCTTGTCGAAGAAATCGCTCAACCAATATGTAGATTATTACCCAACGGAACAGTTATCTTTGTCAATCATGCTTACTGTCAGCAATTTCAGCAAGAGCGATCGCAAATCATCGGACAAAATTTCTTTAACTCAATCCCCCCAGAAGCACAACAAGCAACTAGAGAACATTTTGCTTCTCTCGATCGGGAAAATCCTGTCAAATCTAGAAGCCAACTGCTAAATTTACCTACAGGAGAACAACGGTTACTCGAATGGACAGATCGAGCAATTTTTGATGAAGAAGGTAACAAGATCGAAATTCAGTCAGTAGGAAGAGAAATTAGTTCAGAGTTGCCCGAAAAACACTGCTGTTCCTTAGAAATCGCTTTACAAGAAAGTCAACAAGCTTTAGAAGCTACTTTTGAGCAAATTAACCTAGGAATGGCTCACATTGCTGTAGATGGTCGCTTACTCCGTGTTAATCAAAATTTCTGCAAGATTTTGGGTTATACTCCCAGGGAATTAGAAAATGCTAATCTTGCTAAAATCACCCATCCGGACGACCTAAAAATGGACAAATTGTATTTAGAGCAATTGTTGTCCAACCAAAGAGAAAACCTGCGCCTTTCGCGACGTTACTTACGCAAAAACCGTTCGCTAGTTTGGGTAAATTTTCATCTTTCCCTAGCACGACAAAAATCGGGAAAACCAGTTTATTTCGTGGTGACAATTGAAGATATTAGCGATCGCCAGCGTACTGAAGAAAAATTACGCCATCAAGCTGCCCAAGAAAGATTACTAAGTAAAATTACCCGCCAGATATCTTCTTCCCTTAATTTCGACGAGATTATCAATACTGCTGTCGCCGAAGTACGTCAATTTCTCCAAGCAGACAGAATAATTATTTTCCGTTTTGCTGCTGATGGTAGTGGTATGGTTACTCACGAGTCAGTCACTTCAGAAACGATGAAAATCCAAAATTCTTGCATCGTCGATCCTTGTTTCCAGAAAAATTATCTTCGGCAATACCAAGAAGGACGGGTAAAAGCAGTTAACGATATTTACAATGCTGGTTTGAGTCGCTGTTACATCGAAATGCTCGAAAAATTTCAAGTAAAAGCCCATATAGTCGTCCCTATTCTTCAACAAGAAGAGTTGTGGGGTTTATTAATCGTTCACCAATGCAGCGAACCGAGGAAATGGCAGCCACGAGAAGTTATGCTTCTGTTAGAGATATCAGCGCAAATGGGGATAGCTAGTCAACAAGCAGAACTTTATCAAAGATTAGCCGCAGCTAATCGAGAATTGCGACGTATTGCACATTCTGACGGATTAACTGGGTTAGCAAATCGTCGCTGCTTCGATTCTTATCTCGAACTAGAGTGGCGGCGATCGTACCGGCAACGAGCTTCATTATCAATCATTTTGTGCGATATTGATTACTTTAAGCTATATAACGACACCTACGGTCATCAAGCAGGTGATGATTGCTTGCAAAAAGTCGCGAGTGCGATCGCTGATACTGTTAAACGTCCCGCAGATTTAGTTGCTCGTTATGGAGGAGAAGAATTCGTTATTATTTTACCTAATACTACGGTAGAAGGAGCGCTCAAAGTGGCTAAAAATATTCACGATGCTGTCAAAAGTTTAGCTATTCCTCATCTAAAATCTGAGGTAAGCGAGTTTGTTACTCTGAGTTTAGGAGTAGCAGCGACAATTCCTAAGTTAGCTCTCTCTCCTGATACTTTAGTTGCTGCTGCTGACGATGCTTTATATCAAGCTAAATCAGCAGGACGATCTCGTGCTGTTGCTAATTTTCATCCTCTCTAAAAACATGGATTTAGTTAATCGTCGTCTCGGACTCGAACAAGAATTTTTCCTTGTTGATGAAGAAGGAATACTTTCTAATCAAGCAGATATTTTTCTCACGCGCTGTCAAGAAATTGCTCGTTCCCACGATCGTCCTGGCAAATGTTTCGCGCCAGAATTTGTTAAAAGTATTGTCGAAATTAACACTCTTGTGGCTGACAATCTTCCTGAATTAACTCAAGAATATCTCGATTTACTGCAACTTTGCTTACAAGTTGCTAAGGAATTAAATTTACGTTTATATCCCCTATCTACTTACCCTTTACATATTATGCCTGTAATCCGGGATCGACCTAATTATCACTTGCAAGTGCGTACTGTTGGACCGGGAAGATTTGATAATGCGGCGAAATGTACGGGAACTCATATTCATTTAGAATTACCCCCAGGAAGTGTCGATCGATCTGTCGGTATTGCTTACAATTCTGACCCCGAAGCACGCGCAGAATTACTCAATATGTATAATCTTCTCACTGCTTTAGATACAGCTTTAGTTGCTTTATCTCGCGCTTGTCCTTTTTACGAAGGAAGTGTAACTGGAAAAGCAATGCGGACAGTACATTATCGGGGTAGCGAATATTTTGGTTGGGAAGGAGTTTATACTTATTTACAACCTGTCGGCGGCTTATTACCTTATGCTGAAACAATCGAACAATTAGTAGAAATTTTATTTAATCGTTATTATACTTGGTTACAAGCAATGGATCGAGCCGGAGTCCCGCGATCGATGTTTCTTAATTCGGGAGGCGAATTATTAACTGCGGGTTGGAATCCACTGAGAATTAATAAGCAAGGAACTTTAGAATTAAGAGGAATGGATTCTAACTATCCCGAAATTACTTTAGCCTTGGTTGCTTTAGTAGTTGATACCGCTTTTCGAGTGCGTCGCGAAGGTTTAAAAGTAACGCCAAAACCAAACTTGAAAACTTTTCTCTGGGATGAAAAAGAACTTCAAGTTCCTGAGTTTAACTGTCTCAATGGTGAGTTACTTTATGGGGCGGTAACTGAGGGGATAAAGAGTTCAATTGTCAAGGATTATTTAGACTCTGTTTGGGAATTTGCTTCTGGTGCTAAACAACCATCTCCGACGTTAAATAAGTTTAAAACAGAATTAGGAAATTATGCGACTACAGAAACAGAATTATTAGAAAAATTTGCCACTACAACCGGAGAAATTTCGCGCGAAGAAGGTTTGCAATTGGTACGTTATTGCTGCGATAAACTAGAAAAACAAGTAGAATTTCTCTCTCAGCAATCCCAGAGCCAGTCAGGAAAATAAGCGCTATCAATTCGCATCTATCTTAAGTTATAAATTCCCCAAATCTAGTCAAAAATTCCTAGAAAATTCTCAAACCAACCTTTTTCCCAACCCAAAAATCATCCGTGTTTATCCGCGTCCATCCGTGGTTAAAAAAATTCGCGATCGCGCGAAACCAAAACTTAGAAAAGTGTAATCTAGAAAACTTCGTAACCAAACCAGAAATGATAAAGTGGAAAACAGCATTGTCTCGTCAGCTTTTATGCAAACAACCGACAACCGCACCAAAATCGTTGCTACTCTCGGACCTGCGAGTAATTCGAGAGAAATTATCAAACAACTTGTAATTGCGGGGATGAATGTTGCCCGGTTAAACTTTTCTCACGGTCGTTATCAAGACTACGCTCGGATTATCGAAGAAATTCGTTCCCTCGAAGTAGAATTAGATACTCCAATTACAATTTTACAAGATTTGCAAGGACCAAAAATCCGCGTCGGTCAGTTACCGAAGGAAGGTATTAATTTAGAGAAAGGGAAAACTATTACCCTTGTCCCCCAAGCAGAAAACGACGAGGAATCATCCGAAGCTATTTCGATAGATTATCCCTATTTAGCTCAAGAAGCAAGCCTAGGAACGCAAATTTTGCTTGATGATGGACGTTTGGAATTAATGGTTGAAGATGTCACCGAAAATGCTCTTAAATGTAGAGTTATTGTTGGTGGTATTCTCACCAGTCGTAAAGGAGTTAATTTACCCGATTTAGATTTACGTCTTCCTTCTTTAACTGAGAAAGATAAGGAAGATTTAGACTTCGGCATCACACAAGGTGTAGATTGGATTTCTTTAAGTTTTGTGCGCCGCCCGGAAGATGTTCGCGCCCTCAAACAAATCTTACGAGAAAAAGATGCTGAAATACCAGTAATTGCCAAAATTGAGAAACCCCAAGCAATTACCCATTTAGAGGCGATTGTCGCGGAATGTGATGGTTTAATGGTAGCCAGGGGCGACTTGGGAGTAGAGATGAAACCGGAAAAAGTTCCGATGTTGCAAAAGAAAGTAATTCAGTCTTGTAACCGCAAAGGTATTCCGGTAATTACTGCTACCCAAATGTTAGAAAGTATGATTAATTCTTCTTCTCCTACTCGCGCTGAAGCTAGCGATGTAGCGAATGCAATTATTGATGGTACTGATGCAGTTATGTTATCAGGTGAATCAGCAGTTGGGAAGTATCCAGTGCGGGCGGTGGAAATGATGGTAAGAATAGCCACAGAAGTAGAAAAACAAATCGAATTTGTCAATCATCCACCCGCAGAAACCGATGAAACTCACGCCCTTAGCGAAGCTTTAAATACTATCGATAAAATTCTCTCTTTGCAATGTATTGCTTGTTTTACGACCACAGGTTATACTGCCCGTTTAGCTGCTGGAGAACGTTCTCAAGCACCCGTTATCGCCTTCACTAGCGATCGCCAAGTTTATCATGCTTTAAATTTAATTTGGGGCGTGAAACCTCTGTTACTCGAAAAACCAGAATTAGAAGTAGAAAAGCTAATTGCTCAAATCGAAGCTTCTTTATTAGAGCGAAATTTAGCCGCCCCAGGCGATAAAATTCTGATTTTGGGGGGTTCTCCAGTACGAAAAGCGATGGGTACTAATTTCCTCAAAATTCACTCAATTAGCGAAACTTAACTGGAAGCTAAAATCGATAAACTAGATTCGGGAAAGAATTTAGCATTGCGAGGTTTAACAAATACTTGTTGACCTGGATTTAAGTTTAGTTTAGCTAATTTTTCCCGGTCTAAATGAGCTACTAAAACTAAATTACTTGGTAATAATAGCTCAACTTGCACTTCCCAACCTAAATGAATAATTCGCTTGACGATCGCTGCGGTATTATTGCCGTTAGCGGTGGTTTGAAGATCTAGTTCGTGGGGACGTACAAACATCGATGATTGAGGAGAAAAACTACAGTGAGAGCCAAATCCATGCTCTGTTCCTGGTAAAATATTAACCTCACCAACGAAACTCATGACAAAAGGTGTCGCGGGGCGATCGTAAATTTCGGCTGGGGTTCCTACTTGTTCGATACATCCCTTATTCATCACGACAATTTCGTCAGCGACTTCCATTGCTTCCTCTTGGTCATGAGTAACAAAAATACTCGTTACCCCGACTTCATCGTGTAATTTACGCAACCAAGCCCGTAATTCTTTCCTGACTTTAGCATCCAGCGCACCGAAAGGTTCGTCCAAGAGTAACACTTTTGGTTGTACCGCTAAAGCACGGGCGAGGGCAACTCGCTGACGTTGACCTCCCGAAAGTTGCGAGGGGTAGCGAGAACCTAATCCCTGTAGCTGAATCAAGTCTAGCAATTCTTCGACCCTTTTTCTGATTAATTGACGGGGATGTTGGCGAATTTCTAGCCCAAAAGCGATATTTTGCCGCACCGTTAAGTGTTTGAATAGGGCATAATGCTGAAAGACAAAACCGATGTTGCGTCGCTGTACGTCGATGTGAGTCGCGTCTCTACCATCGATGAGAATTTTACCAGTATCGGGAGCCTCCAGTCCCGCGATCGCTCTTAGCAAGGTTGATTTTCCGGAACCTGAAGGACCTAACAAAGCGACGATTGTTCCTTCTTTCACTTCTAAATTAACTCTGTCTAAGGCTTGAAAATTGCCGAAATTTTTCGATACATTTTGCACAACAATACTCATTTTCTTCTCTCCAATTTCTTGAAAATCATTTACTAGCAATTGCAGTTCGACGCTCTAAAATTTCCTTCAAAATCAAGGTTACTGCTGCTAGTAACCCCAAACACACGGCTGCACCAAAAGCTGCTTCAGTTTGATAATTTTTATAAGCTTGTTCCACAAAAATTGGTAGCGTTGCTGTTTTCCCAATAATCCCGCCAGATACTACTGCAATTGCACCAAATTCGCCCATTGCTCGCGCATTAGTTAATAACACACCATACAACAAACCCCAACGAATATTGGGCAAAATTACCCGCCAGAAAATTTGCCAGTCACTCGCACCTAAAGTGCGTGCAGCTTCTTCTTGTTCGCTACCCATTTCTTCTAACACGGGAATTACTTCTCTAGCAACAAAAGGTAAAGTTACGAACAAGGTAGCGATTACCATTCCCGGCAAAGCAAAAATTACTTTAATTCCCGCAATTTCTAACCAATTACCAAACCAACCATTGCGTCCATAAAGTAAGATTAACATCAAACCAGCTACCACTGGCGAAACCGAAAAAGGTAAGTCTATAATACTAATTAATAAAGCCCGACCGCGAAATTGATTGCGAGCAATTACCCAAGCTGCACATAGTCCAAAAAAAGTGTTGAGAGGAACCGCGATCGCAGCGATAATTATCGTCATTTTTACTGCTTGGAGAAACTCTCTACTGGTAGTTGCGGCGACAAAAGCATTAATTCCTCGGTGAAATGCTTCATAAAAGACTGTAGAAGCGGGAATAAATAACACCAAAAACAGATAACTTAACGCTACTACAATCAAAACTAACTTATTTCTGAGCATAACGACGACCCCACTGTTGTAAAAAATTAATTCCTAACAACAACACCAGCGATAATAACAGCATAACTGTCCCAATTACTGTTGCTCCCGCATAGTCATATTGTTCTAATTTTTGAAATACCAACACGGGTGCAATTAAATCCTGGAAAGGAATATTTGCCGCCACCAGCACAACCGAACCATATTCACCAACTGCTCTCGAAAAACCCAAGGCAATTCCCGTTAAAATAGGCGGAATTAAAGGCGGTAAAATTACTCGCCAAAAAGTTTGTAATTGTGATGCACCTAACGACCAAGCCGCCTCTTCTAATTCCCGTTCCATTTCTTGCAAAACAGGCTGTAAAGTCCTGACTACGAAAGGCAAAGAGATTAACAGCATTGCGACAAAGATGCCTAAGCGAGTAAAGGCAATCTTAATGCCAAAAGGCGCAAAAAATTGCCCAATTAAACCTTTGTCGCTATAAGCCGTTGCTAAGGCTAAACCAGCCACAGAAGTTGGCAAAGCAAAAGGCAAATCTACTGCTGCATCAATGATTTTTCGACCGGGGAATTCGTAGCGAATTAAGACCCAAGCAACTAAAGTTCCCATTACGCCATTAATTAGGCTAGCAATTAAGGCGGTAATAAAAGTAACTTCGTAAGCAGAAAGGGCAATTGGACTGCTGGCAATTTGCCAAAACTCGGCATTTTCTAACGTAAGTGATTTACTAATTAATGCTGCAATGGGTAGCAGTAAAATTAAACTTAAATAACTTACGGTAACAGTCCAAGGTAGAGAAATTTTTGTCCACCATTTTTGACTTTTCCGTGGCTGAAATTGGTGTAAGGTGATTTGATTCATGGCATTACAACCGAGAAAAAATAGCTTGACAATAACCTAAAAATATGCT from Oscillatoria salina IIICB1 encodes the following:
- a CDS encoding sulfate/molybdate ABC transporter ATP-binding protein → MSIVVQNVSKNFGNFQALDRVNLEVKEGTIVALLGPSGSGKSTLLRAIAGLEAPDTGKILIDGRDATHIDVQRRNIGFVFQHYALFKHLTVRQNIAFGLEIRQHPRQLIRKRVEELLDLIQLQGLGSRYPSQLSGGQRQRVALARALAVQPKVLLLDEPFGALDAKVRKELRAWLRKLHDEVGVTSIFVTHDQEEAMEVADEIVVMNKGCIEQVGTPAEIYDRPATPFVMSFVGEVNILPGTEHGFGSHCSFSPQSSMFVRPHELDLQTTANGNNTAAIVKRIIHLGWEVQVELLLPSNLVLVAHLDREKLAKLNLNPGQQVFVKPRNAKFFPESSLSILASS
- the cysW gene encoding sulfate ABC transporter permease subunit CysW — encoded protein: MLRNKLVLIVVALSYLFLVLFIPASTVFYEAFHRGINAFVAATTSREFLQAVKMTIIIAAIAVPLNTFFGLCAAWVIARNQFRGRALLISIIDLPFSVSPVVAGLMLILLYGRNGWFGNWLEIAGIKVIFALPGMVIATLFVTLPFVAREVIPVLEEMGSEQEEAARTLGASDWQIFWRVILPNIRWGLLYGVLLTNARAMGEFGAIAVVSGGIIGKTATLPIFVEQAYKNYQTEAAFGAAVCLGLLAAVTLILKEILERRTAIASK
- a CDS encoding glutamate-cysteine ligase family protein, with the translated sequence MDLVNRRLGLEQEFFLVDEEGILSNQADIFLTRCQEIARSHDRPGKCFAPEFVKSIVEINTLVADNLPELTQEYLDLLQLCLQVAKELNLRLYPLSTYPLHIMPVIRDRPNYHLQVRTVGPGRFDNAAKCTGTHIHLELPPGSVDRSVGIAYNSDPEARAELLNMYNLLTALDTALVALSRACPFYEGSVTGKAMRTVHYRGSEYFGWEGVYTYLQPVGGLLPYAETIEQLVEILFNRYYTWLQAMDRAGVPRSMFLNSGGELLTAGWNPLRINKQGTLELRGMDSNYPEITLALVALVVDTAFRVRREGLKVTPKPNLKTFLWDEKELQVPEFNCLNGELLYGAVTEGIKSSIVKDYLDSVWEFASGAKQPSPTLNKFKTELGNYATTETELLEKFATTTGEISREEGLQLVRYCCDKLEKQVEFLSQQSQSQSGK
- a CDS encoding diguanylate cyclase domain-containing protein, with amino-acid sequence MLNSETRLISTYETQKIIARLSSAKLIALTPEDIELPALTVTKSTMKYKANSFVVNQEGSALTNMVIPNNLLTAIEPMELQNLLFRLSKTIEHLNQEIQHKKRTFNQSEQRYQMLVEEIAQPICRLLPNGTVIFVNHAYCQQFQQERSQIIGQNFFNSIPPEAQQATREHFASLDRENPVKSRSQLLNLPTGEQRLLEWTDRAIFDEEGNKIEIQSVGREISSELPEKHCCSLEIALQESQQALEATFEQINLGMAHIAVDGRLLRVNQNFCKILGYTPRELENANLAKITHPDDLKMDKLYLEQLLSNQRENLRLSRRYLRKNRSLVWVNFHLSLARQKSGKPVYFVVTIEDISDRQRTEEKLRHQAAQERLLSKITRQISSSLNFDEIINTAVAEVRQFLQADRIIIFRFAADGSGMVTHESVTSETMKIQNSCIVDPCFQKNYLRQYQEGRVKAVNDIYNAGLSRCYIEMLEKFQVKAHIVVPILQQEELWGLLIVHQCSEPRKWQPREVMLLLEISAQMGIASQQAELYQRLAAANRELRRIAHSDGLTGLANRRCFDSYLELEWRRSYRQRASLSIILCDIDYFKLYNDTYGHQAGDDCLQKVASAIADTVKRPADLVARYGGEEFVIILPNTTVEGALKVAKNIHDAVKSLAIPHLKSEVSEFVTLSLGVAATIPKLALSPDTLVAAADDALYQAKSAGRSRAVANFHPL
- the pyk gene encoding pyruvate kinase, which codes for MENSIVSSAFMQTTDNRTKIVATLGPASNSREIIKQLVIAGMNVARLNFSHGRYQDYARIIEEIRSLEVELDTPITILQDLQGPKIRVGQLPKEGINLEKGKTITLVPQAENDEESSEAISIDYPYLAQEASLGTQILLDDGRLELMVEDVTENALKCRVIVGGILTSRKGVNLPDLDLRLPSLTEKDKEDLDFGITQGVDWISLSFVRRPEDVRALKQILREKDAEIPVIAKIEKPQAITHLEAIVAECDGLMVARGDLGVEMKPEKVPMLQKKVIQSCNRKGIPVITATQMLESMINSSSPTRAEASDVANAIIDGTDAVMLSGESAVGKYPVRAVEMMVRIATEVEKQIEFVNHPPAETDETHALSEALNTIDKILSLQCIACFTTTGYTARLAAGERSQAPVIAFTSDRQVYHALNLIWGVKPLLLEKPELEVEKLIAQIEASLLERNLAAPGDKILILGGSPVRKAMGTNFLKIHSISET
- the cysT gene encoding sulfate ABC transporter permease subunit CysT, coding for MNQITLHQFQPRKSQKWWTKISLPWTVTVSYLSLILLLPIAALISKSLTLENAEFWQIASSPIALSAYEVTFITALIASLINGVMGTLVAWVLIRYEFPGRKIIDAAVDLPFALPTSVAGLALATAYSDKGLIGQFFAPFGIKIAFTRLGIFVAMLLISLPFVVRTLQPVLQEMERELEEAAWSLGASQLQTFWRVILPPLIPPILTGIALGFSRAVGEYGSVVLVAANIPFQDLIAPVLVFQKLEQYDYAGATVIGTVMLLLSLVLLLGINFLQQWGRRYAQK
- a CDS encoding ArsB/NhaD family transporter; translation: MTLSITGIAMPSAGFAYIIFFVTIILVIWQPWKLGIGYIAGLAALVALLTSIISRYDLQAAWFVVGNPLLNTIPIISIASLLDEAGFFAFLGRVMAVLGRGNSRSLFWLTILLASLSGIIFNSYSGVLICTPIVIETLRLLYLPYRANLAFLVATSWFVEVASLLLPGSNPVNLIISEYFDIPFLRYVLVMMPLEVVILTISVGVVWFYFERYLPLGYSLPKKAPLSSTIRDPVICNWGFFILGLLVVKLFFAKLSLPIAVWTAILILALAQRWFHADSPVISVTRSWRNPLWQVPIFSFGMYLLAVGLGNAGLIEFLRDLLRAFANWGIALTATSTASITALFSGLTHNLPVVRNNVLALHDAAIAERTIREATIYANLLGCTIGAKITPIGSLSTLFWWIILQEKGLNLGWSEYLKISIILVLPVLFIGLLFLSVWLPWLIA